In Ignatzschineria indica, a single window of DNA contains:
- the cmoA gene encoding carboxy-S-adenosyl-L-methionine synthase CmoA: MNDRSIQYLFEQSESDSIYAQKRPCNRFTFNEEVVKVFPDMIRRSAAGYTTIVENIGNLAPLFAQENSKIYDLGSSLGAVSMVLRSAIKVPNTAIVAIDNSPAMVEKSREYLKAQEMMIESLLPIEVIEADITNYPFERASLFAMNFTLQFIKREERLTLLRKISDALLPGGALFLSEKLSFSDPKEHQMLNNLHIQFKRSQGYSELEIAQKRESLEDVMKIDTFEVHRARLLEAGFSEVYLWFQCMNFSSILAIK, translated from the coding sequence GTGAATGATCGTTCTATCCAGTACCTTTTTGAGCAGTCAGAATCAGATTCTATCTATGCGCAAAAACGGCCCTGTAATCGTTTTACCTTTAATGAAGAGGTGGTGAAGGTCTTCCCCGATATGATTCGGCGTTCAGCGGCGGGATACACCACGATTGTGGAGAATATTGGTAATTTAGCGCCCCTCTTTGCGCAAGAGAATAGTAAGATTTACGATCTTGGAAGCTCGTTAGGTGCGGTATCGATGGTTTTGCGAAGTGCGATCAAGGTACCTAATACCGCTATTGTTGCGATCGATAATTCGCCGGCAATGGTAGAGAAATCACGAGAGTATCTCAAAGCTCAGGAGATGATGATCGAATCTCTCCTCCCCATTGAGGTGATTGAAGCCGATATTACCAATTATCCCTTTGAGAGAGCTTCGCTCTTTGCGATGAATTTTACGTTGCAATTTATTAAGCGAGAAGAGCGTCTTACACTCTTGCGGAAGATCTCTGATGCGCTCTTACCGGGTGGCGCACTCTTTCTGTCGGAAAAATTGAGCTTTAGTGACCCGAAGGAGCATCAGATGCTCAATAATCTCCATATTCAGTTTAAGCGTTCTCAGGGGTATTCGGAGTTGGAGATTGCTCAAAAGCGGGAATCGCTTGAAGATGTGATGAAGATCGATACTTTTGAAGTGCATAGAGCTCGCCTTTTAGAAGCAGGATTTAGCGAGGTCTATCTCTGGTTTCAATGTATGAACTTCTCCTCCATTTTGGCGATTAAGTAG